A window of the Mesorhizobium opportunistum WSM2075 genome harbors these coding sequences:
- a CDS encoding haloacid dehalogenase type II codes for MASFRPKYITFDCYGTLTNFQMAEAARDLYGSRLDEPRMQEFIKNFAAYRLDEIMGDWKPYADVVHNALERACKRNGVAFSPDDARMVYERVPTWGPHADVPAGLAKVAKEIPLVILSNAMNAQIMSNVEKLGAPFHAVYTAEQAQAYKPRFKAFEYMFDRLGCGPEDILHCSSSFRYDLMSAHDLGITNKVWVNRGHEPANPYYGYVEISDISGLPGVVGL; via the coding sequence ATGGCTTCTTTCAGGCCCAAATATATTACCTTCGACTGCTACGGTACGTTGACCAATTTCCAGATGGCGGAAGCGGCGCGAGACCTTTACGGCAGCCGGCTCGACGAACCGCGTATGCAGGAGTTCATCAAGAACTTCGCCGCCTATCGGCTCGACGAGATCATGGGTGACTGGAAGCCTTACGCCGACGTTGTCCACAACGCGCTCGAGCGGGCCTGCAAGCGCAATGGTGTTGCCTTCAGCCCTGACGACGCCAGGATGGTCTATGAACGTGTCCCGACCTGGGGGCCCCATGCAGATGTCCCAGCCGGCCTAGCTAAGGTCGCCAAGGAAATTCCGCTGGTCATCCTGTCCAACGCCATGAACGCGCAGATCATGTCCAATGTCGAGAAGCTCGGCGCGCCGTTCCATGCCGTCTACACGGCCGAGCAGGCGCAGGCTTACAAGCCACGGTTCAAGGCCTTCGAATATATGTTCGACAGGTTGGGCTGCGGCCCGGAAGATATTCTTCACTGCTCGTCCTCGTTCCGCTACGACCTGATGTCGGCACATGATCTCGGCATCACGAACAAGGTCTGGGTCAATCGCGGCCACGAACCGGCAAACCCTTACTATGGCTATGTCGAGATATCAGACATTTCGGGTCTCCCGGGAGTGGTCGGGCTTTGA
- a CDS encoding NAD(P)/FAD-dependent oxidoreductase, giving the protein MKLISYWHDTAPVFSGGAQGPVEGHYDAVIVGGGFTGLAAARQLAKAGAKVAVLEAQRVGWGASGRNGGHLNNGLAHSYLSAKAELGKERAIALYRTLDDSVDTIEALVAEEGIDCNFRRAGKLKLASKPQHFQAIARNFEALHAEVDPDTALLSAVDLKSEIGSPFHGAMLSKKSAMMHMGRYVAGLATAAARHGAIIHENAAVTDRKQVGGIHELTTSRGRISADNVLVATGAYTTPNFSYFRRRIISVGSFIIATRPLSDAEITATMPGNRTCVTSMNIGNYFRLSPDRRLIFGGRARFSATSDQRSDSKSGQILQGGLAAIFPQLAKVEIDYCWGGLVDMTKDRFPRAGYHDGVWYAMGYSGHGAQLSTHLGMVLADAMLGREDRNPMKGLKWPAIPGYSGKPWFLPMVGLYYKALDRIQ; this is encoded by the coding sequence ATGAAATTGATCTCCTACTGGCACGATACCGCCCCTGTCTTTTCCGGCGGAGCGCAAGGCCCGGTCGAGGGGCACTATGATGCCGTCATCGTCGGTGGCGGCTTCACCGGTCTCGCTGCGGCGCGCCAACTGGCGAAGGCCGGCGCGAAGGTGGCGGTGCTGGAGGCGCAGCGCGTGGGCTGGGGCGCATCCGGCCGCAATGGCGGGCACCTGAACAACGGCCTCGCTCACAGCTACCTCTCTGCCAAGGCGGAACTCGGCAAGGAACGCGCGATCGCGCTCTACCGCACGCTCGACGACTCCGTCGACACCATTGAGGCGCTGGTTGCCGAAGAGGGCATCGACTGCAATTTCCGCCGCGCCGGCAAGCTGAAGCTCGCCTCCAAGCCGCAGCATTTCCAAGCGATCGCCCGCAATTTCGAAGCCCTCCATGCGGAAGTGGATCCGGATACGGCGCTGCTGTCGGCGGTCGACCTCAAATCCGAGATCGGCTCGCCCTTCCACGGCGCGATGCTGTCGAAGAAGAGCGCCATGATGCATATGGGCCGCTATGTGGCAGGCCTTGCGACAGCCGCCGCCCGCCACGGCGCCATCATCCACGAGAATGCGGCGGTGACCGACCGCAAGCAGGTCGGTGGCATCCATGAGCTGACGACCTCCCGCGGCCGCATCAGCGCCGACAATGTGCTGGTAGCGACCGGCGCCTATACCACGCCGAATTTCAGCTATTTTCGCCGCAGGATCATCTCCGTCGGCAGCTTCATCATCGCCACGCGGCCGTTGAGCGACGCCGAGATCACTGCCACCATGCCCGGCAACCGGACATGCGTCACCTCGATGAATATCGGCAACTACTTCCGGCTTTCACCGGACAGGCGCCTGATCTTCGGCGGTCGCGCGCGCTTCTCGGCGACTTCGGACCAGCGCTCGGATTCGAAGAGCGGACAGATATTGCAGGGGGGCCTCGCGGCGATCTTCCCGCAGCTCGCCAAGGTCGAGATCGACTATTGTTGGGGTGGGCTGGTCGACATGACCAAGGACCGTTTTCCGCGGGCCGGCTATCATGACGGGGTCTGGTACGCGATGGGCTATTCCGGCCACGGCGCGCAGCTTTCCACCCATCTCGGCATGGTCCTGGCCGATGCCATGCTCGGCCGCGAAGACCGCAATCCGATGAAGGGGCTCAAGTGGCCTGCCATTCCCGGTTATTCCGGCAAGCCCTGGTTCCTGCCGATGGTCGGCCTCTATTACAAGGCGCTCGACCGGATCCAGTGA
- a CDS encoding NAD-dependent succinate-semialdehyde dehydrogenase produces the protein MKNLKDKSLFREAGLIDGKWVAAGSGKTVDVVDPAAQCAIGTVPDMAGHETRAAIEAAASAYAGWKKKTNAERAGLLEAWHGLMLAHLDDLALILTTEQGKPLDEAKGEIRYGASFVKWFAEEARRINGHTIPSPTPDRRIIVLKEPVGVCGIITPWNFPNAMITRKVAPALAAGCTVVIKPSEFTPYSALALGVLAERAGIPAGVINIVTGMPAEIGNEIMANETVRKISFTGSTRVGSLLMRGAADTVKRLSLELGGNAPLIVFDDADLDLAVEGALVSKFRNGGQTCVCANRILVQAGVYEAFAAKLSARVNAMTVGPGTQAGVAIGPMINMAAVEKINRHVQDALAKGASIITTRPALPDGPQYVAPLVLTGATKDMQLAGEETFGPVAPLFRFETEEEAITLANGTPYGLASYFYTENLKRAWRVGEALEFGMVGLNTGSVSMEVAPFGGVKQSGLGREGAQVGIEEYLEMKSFHMGGLS, from the coding sequence ATGAAAAATCTCAAAGACAAAAGTCTCTTCCGCGAAGCCGGCCTGATCGACGGCAAATGGGTCGCCGCCGGCTCCGGCAAGACGGTCGATGTTGTCGATCCGGCTGCTCAATGCGCGATCGGCACGGTGCCCGACATGGCCGGTCATGAGACCCGGGCGGCCATCGAGGCCGCGGCGTCCGCTTATGCTGGCTGGAAGAAGAAGACCAACGCCGAGCGCGCTGGCCTCCTGGAGGCCTGGCATGGCCTGATGCTGGCGCATCTGGACGATCTCGCGCTGATCCTGACGACGGAACAGGGCAAGCCGCTGGACGAGGCCAAAGGCGAGATCCGCTACGGGGCGTCCTTCGTCAAATGGTTTGCCGAGGAGGCACGCCGCATCAACGGCCACACCATCCCCTCGCCGACGCCGGACCGGCGTATCATCGTGCTCAAGGAGCCGGTCGGTGTGTGCGGCATCATCACGCCGTGGAACTTCCCCAACGCGATGATCACCCGCAAGGTCGCGCCGGCGCTGGCCGCCGGCTGCACGGTTGTGATCAAGCCATCCGAGTTCACGCCCTATTCGGCGCTGGCGCTCGGCGTGCTTGCCGAACGCGCGGGCATCCCTGCCGGCGTCATCAACATCGTCACCGGCATGCCGGCCGAGATCGGCAACGAGATCATGGCCAACGAGACCGTTCGCAAGATCTCCTTCACCGGCTCGACGCGGGTCGGTTCGCTGCTGATGCGCGGCGCGGCCGATACTGTCAAACGGCTCAGCCTCGAACTCGGCGGCAACGCGCCCCTCATCGTCTTCGACGACGCCGATCTCGATCTCGCCGTCGAGGGCGCGCTTGTCTCGAAATTCCGCAATGGCGGACAGACCTGCGTCTGCGCCAACCGCATCCTCGTCCAGGCCGGTGTCTACGAAGCCTTCGCCGCCAAGCTTTCCGCTCGCGTCAACGCCATGACGGTCGGACCGGGCACTCAAGCCGGTGTCGCCATCGGGCCGATGATCAACATGGCGGCGGTCGAGAAGATCAACCGCCATGTCCAGGACGCGCTCGCCAAGGGTGCTTCGATCATCACAACGAGGCCGGCATTGCCGGACGGTCCTCAATATGTCGCGCCGCTGGTGCTGACCGGCGCCACGAAGGACATGCAGCTTGCCGGTGAGGAAACGTTCGGCCCGGTCGCACCGCTTTTCCGGTTCGAGACGGAAGAGGAGGCGATCACGCTCGCCAACGGCACGCCCTACGGGCTTGCTTCCTACTTCTACACCGAGAACCTGAAACGCGCCTGGCGCGTCGGCGAGGCGCTGGAGTTCGGCATGGTGGGGCTCAACACCGGCTCGGTCTCGATGGAAGTCGCCCCCTTCGGCGGCGTCAAGCAGTCCGGCCTCGGCCGTGAGGGGGCGCAGGTCGGCATCGAGGAATATCTCGAGATGAAGAGCTTCCACATGGGCGGGCTCAGCTGA
- a CDS encoding tartrate dehydrogenase, protein MKPYLIALIPGDGIGRDVTAAAWTVLETAAKHAGFALTGTEFPWSCKFYKDTGRMMPEDGIESLRGFDAILLGAVGWPAEVPDSVSLHGLLLPIRKAFVQYANIRPHRLLPGVKGPLRAESFDILCIRENTEGEYSGAGGRVHQGTLDEVAVETSIFTRAGVERILRFGFEQARTRRGKLASVTKSNAQTYSMVFWDEITRKLTAEYSDVDVTSYHVDALAARMIMAPESLDVVVASNLFGDILTDIGAAIQGGLGYAASANINPDRSAPSMFEPVHGSAPDIAHLGIANPIATIWSGAMMLDHLGEAAAAGRVMQAVEATTARGIGTIPGKDRTQAITAAVVAALS, encoded by the coding sequence ATGAAGCCCTACTTGATCGCTTTGATCCCCGGTGACGGCATCGGCCGCGATGTGACCGCCGCCGCCTGGACGGTGCTGGAGACCGCAGCCAAACACGCGGGCTTTGCCTTGACGGGAACCGAGTTCCCTTGGTCCTGCAAATTCTACAAGGATACCGGCCGCATGATGCCCGAAGACGGCATCGAGAGCTTGCGCGGCTTCGACGCCATTCTTCTGGGCGCCGTCGGCTGGCCGGCGGAGGTCCCGGATTCCGTTTCGTTGCACGGCCTGCTGCTGCCGATCCGCAAGGCATTCGTGCAATACGCCAACATCAGGCCGCACCGCCTGCTGCCGGGCGTCAAGGGCCCACTGCGTGCCGAGAGCTTCGACATATTGTGCATCCGCGAGAACACCGAGGGCGAATATTCGGGCGCCGGCGGGCGCGTGCATCAAGGCACTCTGGACGAGGTCGCGGTGGAAACCTCGATCTTCACCCGCGCCGGCGTCGAGCGCATCCTGCGCTTCGGCTTCGAGCAGGCGCGGACACGGCGCGGCAAGCTCGCCTCCGTCACCAAATCCAACGCGCAGACATATTCGATGGTGTTCTGGGACGAGATCACGCGAAAGCTGACTGCGGAGTACTCTGACGTCGATGTCACCAGCTATCATGTCGATGCGCTCGCCGCGCGCATGATCATGGCGCCGGAGAGCCTCGACGTGGTCGTCGCCTCCAACCTGTTCGGCGATATCCTGACCGACATCGGCGCAGCGATCCAGGGTGGGCTCGGCTACGCCGCCTCGGCCAACATTAATCCCGACCGCTCGGCACCATCCATGTTCGAGCCTGTGCACGGGTCGGCGCCCGACATCGCGCATCTGGGCATCGCCAATCCCATCGCCACTATATGGTCCGGCGCCATGATGCTCGACCATCTCGGCGAAGCGGCCGCAGCCGGGCGGGTCATGCAAGCGGTCGAGGCGACAACCGCGCGCGGCATTGGAACCATTCCGGGCAAAGACAGAACGCAGGCCATCACGGCCGCCGTCGTCGCAGCGCTCTCCTGA
- a CDS encoding aldehyde dehydrogenase family protein — protein MGLSFDPDTVSLPVGHFIGGEMIAAESAIEMRRPSDGKAYAGCPVAGVDMVNRAVESAKAALKASNWGGVRPRERTKALQAWADLIEAEAETLARIEALCSTRPVGQLVAGDIAITAEQIRFFAEFADKEGSELVPTDDATLGMIMSEPYGVVGAITPWNFPISMAGWKLGPALAAGNAVVLKPSEMTPFSAVYMAQLAVRAGLPAGLINVVLGDGPTTGTALTGHPEIAKVSFTGSTRAGSAIMENVARTGVKPMTLELGGKSPQIVFADADMEKATTAIAGSVTFNAGQACVAGTRLIVERSVADRLTAAILERMKAVRPGPTWNEATQYSPVISERQRARVDSIVRSAIEAGGECLTGGGVMDSPGYFYQPTLISDVDQANPAIVEEIFGPVLTIQTFETEEEALALSSHPTYGLASGLFTADLSRTIRLAGKLEAGTVWINRYSRSRDHILPTGGYKRSGIGKDLGREAYLANRRTKSVLISL, from the coding sequence ATGGGCTTGAGCTTCGATCCGGATACCGTCTCGCTTCCCGTCGGTCATTTCATTGGCGGGGAGATGATCGCGGCCGAGAGTGCCATCGAGATGCGCCGTCCGTCGGATGGCAAGGCATATGCCGGCTGCCCCGTGGCCGGCGTCGATATGGTCAATCGTGCGGTGGAAAGCGCCAAGGCGGCGCTGAAGGCCAGCAACTGGGGCGGCGTTCGGCCGCGCGAACGGACGAAGGCGCTCCAGGCCTGGGCCGACCTGATCGAGGCGGAGGCCGAAACGCTGGCCAGGATCGAGGCGCTGTGCTCCACCCGGCCCGTCGGCCAGCTCGTTGCCGGCGATATCGCCATCACCGCCGAGCAGATCCGCTTCTTTGCCGAGTTCGCCGACAAGGAAGGCAGCGAGCTCGTGCCGACCGACGACGCCACTCTCGGCATGATCATGAGCGAGCCCTATGGCGTGGTCGGTGCGATCACGCCCTGGAATTTCCCGATCTCGATGGCCGGATGGAAGCTTGGTCCAGCATTGGCCGCGGGCAATGCGGTCGTTCTGAAGCCGTCGGAAATGACACCCTTCTCGGCAGTCTACATGGCGCAACTCGCCGTGAGGGCGGGCCTGCCGGCAGGGCTCATAAACGTCGTGCTGGGAGACGGCCCGACGACCGGCACGGCACTGACCGGCCATCCCGAGATCGCCAAGGTCTCGTTCACCGGCTCGACCCGCGCCGGCTCAGCGATCATGGAGAACGTCGCTCGCACCGGCGTCAAGCCGATGACGCTGGAACTCGGCGGCAAGAGCCCGCAGATCGTCTTTGCCGATGCCGATATGGAGAAGGCCACGACGGCCATCGCCGGCAGCGTCACCTTCAATGCCGGTCAGGCCTGCGTCGCCGGCACGCGCCTGATCGTCGAGAGGAGCGTGGCCGACAGGTTGACGGCTGCCATCCTGGAGAGGATGAAGGCGGTGCGGCCCGGCCCGACCTGGAACGAGGCGACGCAGTATTCGCCTGTTATCTCGGAACGGCAGCGGGCCCGTGTCGACAGCATCGTGCGGTCCGCGATCGAGGCCGGCGGCGAATGCCTGACCGGTGGCGGCGTCATGGACAGCCCCGGCTATTTCTACCAGCCGACGCTGATCTCTGATGTCGACCAGGCCAATCCGGCGATCGTCGAGGAAATCTTCGGCCCGGTCCTCACCATCCAGACCTTCGAGACCGAGGAAGAGGCGCTGGCGTTGTCCAGCCATCCAACCTACGGGCTGGCTTCCGGCCTGTTCACCGCCGACCTGTCCCGCACGATCCGTCTGGCAGGCAAGCTCGAAGCGGGCACCGTCTGGATCAACCGCTACAGCCGCTCGCGCGACCATATCCTGCCGACCGGCGGCTACAAGCGCTCCGGCATCGGCAAGGATCTCGGCCGCGAGGCCTATCTCGCCAACCGCAGGACCAAGAGCGTCCTGATCAGCCTCTAG
- a CDS encoding cupin domain-containing protein, with translation MSLLKTVDTRPVFQPRESAALPERLISGDPGFKTWAQDVAKGDLVHTGVWEATPGETRSIKGETFEFCHILSGLIEITPDGGKPVTYRAGDSFVMKPGFTGVWKTIETVRKIYVTVG, from the coding sequence TTGTCCCTGCTCAAGACCGTCGATACCAGACCTGTCTTCCAGCCGCGCGAATCCGCGGCGCTGCCCGAACGGCTGATTTCCGGCGACCCTGGCTTCAAAACCTGGGCGCAGGATGTCGCCAAGGGCGACCTCGTCCATACCGGCGTCTGGGAGGCGACGCCCGGCGAAACGCGCTCGATCAAAGGCGAGACTTTCGAGTTCTGCCACATCCTCTCCGGGTTGATCGAAATCACGCCCGACGGCGGCAAGCCGGTGACCTATCGCGCCGGCGACAGCTTCGTGATGAAACCTGGCTTCACCGGGGTTTGGAAGACCATTGAGACGGTACGCAAGATCTACGTGACCGTAGGGTAA